A genomic stretch from Telopea speciosissima isolate NSW1024214 ecotype Mountain lineage chromosome 7, Tspe_v1, whole genome shotgun sequence includes:
- the LOC122669132 gene encoding chaperone protein ClpB1-like — protein sequence MVSHWTSTPAISLGIEEKEWLLSLGERMKTRVVGQDLAVDAVADAILRSRVGLCQTRQVIGLFLFVGLTGVGKSELARALAEQLFGNENLLIQINMSDYVERESVSQLVGSIPRYAGHIHGDNLIEALRTMPHGVVLFDKVEKVSSSVLQALIQVFYRGYLIDGQGRMVDFTNMVIIMTSYVGAKHILAPLNFQTTMQRAQERVMVEVRRHFRPELLDRLDDVIIFNFLSPKRLGKVARLHLRDVASHLAERGVALSVSEDALDLVAAMAYHPEFGAKPVKFWLQKNVVTKLSKMLIRDEIDENSTIYIDVMPVPENEDLSCNVRVKLSQKEDQDLLKVWPQSPLAVIIFIGIWRVLVGQPLARKSGNTYV from the exons ATGGTGAGCCATTGGACCAGCACTCCTGCGATAAGTCTTGGTATTGAAGAGAAAGAGTGGTTGCTTAGCCTTGGGGAGAGAATGAAGACAAGAGTAGTGGGACAAGATTTAGCTGTTGATGCCGTTGcagatgcaatattgaggtctaGGGTTGGATTGTGTCAAACTCGGCAGGTGATTGGATTATTCCTCTTCGTGGGCTTGACAGGTGTAGGTAAGTCAGAACTAGCAAGAGCCCTTGCCGAGCAACTTTTCGGCAATGAAAACTTGTTAATACAAATTAATATGTCTGACTATGTTGAACGGGAGTCAGTTTCACAACTTGTTGGTTCAATTCCAAG GTATGCTGGCCACATACATGGTGATAATCTTATAGAAGCTTTGCGAACAATGCCACATGGTGTTGTCCTATTTGACAAGGTTGAGAAGGTCAGCAGTTCTGTTCTCCAAGCTCTCATTCAGGTTTTTTATCGTGGTTATCTAATCGATGGGCAAGGAAGGATGGTTGACTTCACCAACATGGTCATTATTATGACTTCATATGTGGGAGCCAAACACATCCTAGCCCCATTAAATTTTCAAACTACTATGCAGAGGGCTCAAGAACGAGTGATGGTAGAG GTGAGGAGGCATTTTAGGCCTGAGTTGCTAGATCGTTTGGATGATGTCATAATTTTCAATTTCCTCTCACCCAAGCGGTTGGGGAAAGTTGCTAGGCTTCACCTGAGGGATGTAGCCAGTCATCTGGCAGAGAGAGGTGTGGCTTTATCTGTTTCTGAAGATGCATTGGACTTAGTAGCAGCTATGGCCTATCATCCA GAGTTTGGCGCCAAGCCAGTAAAGTTTTGGCTGCAGAAGAATGTGGTCACTAAGCTGTCGAAGATGCTAATAAGGGATGAGATAGATGAGAATTCCACAATTTACATTGATGTTATGCCAGTGCCAGAGAATGAGGATCTCTCTTGCAACGTAAGGGTGAAATTGAGTCAGAAAGAGGATCAAGACCTATTAAAGGTGTGGCCTCAGTCTCCA TTGGCTGTTATAATTTTTATAGGTATCTGGAGGGTGTTGGTTGGTCAGCCACTGGCTAGGAAATCTGGGAACACGTATGTGTAA
- the LOC122669135 gene encoding salutaridine reductase-like isoform X2, giving the protein MAETNTDSATKKLAVVTGSNKGIGLEICRQLATIGSIIVVLTARDEKKGVEAVEKLKGSGLSDVVFHQLDVMDPASIASLADFIKTQFGKLDIWVNNAGISGIILNDDDYKFLMALDAPTEVWVAKCKELGRQTHETAEECLQANYYGTKRVTEALLPLLQLSNSPRIVNVSSSLGKLQHVTDPWAKEVLNNEDGLTEERVDDVLNKSLKEFNESHGWPAYKMSKAAMNAYTRILARKFPKFRVNCVGPGYCKTDFTYKTGIYTVEEGAAGPVKLALLPDDGPSGFFFSQKEESTF; this is encoded by the exons ATGGCAGAAACCAACACAGATTCTGCAACAAAAAA ATTGGCAGTTGTTACTGGATCCAATAAGGGGATTGGATTAGAGATATGTCGGCAGTTAGCCACTATTGGCAGCATTATAGTGGTGTTGACAGCTAGAGATGAGAAGAAGGGTGTTGAAGCTGTGGAGAAGCTCAAAGGGTCTGGACTCTCTGATGTGGTTTTTCATCAGCTTGATGTGATGGACCCTGCTAGTATTGCTTCCCTGGCTGATTTCATCAAAACCCAGTTTGGAAAACTTGATATCTGG GTGAACAATGCAGGAATTTCTGGAATTATATTAAATGACGATGATTACAAGTTCTTGATGGCATTAGATGCTCCT ACCGAAGTTTGGGTAGCGAAATGCAAGGAACTAGGAAGACAAACCCATGAAACAGCTGAAGAATGTTTGCAAGCAAACTACTACGGCACCAAAAGAGTGACTGAAGCACTTCTTCCCCTCCTTCAGCTATCTAATTCTCCAAGAATTGTTAATGTTTCATCATCTCTAGGGAAGCTACAG CATGTCACCGACCCATGGGCCAAAGAAGTGCTAAACAATGAGGATGGTCTCACAGAAGAAAGAGTGGATGATGTGTTGAACAAGTCTCTTAAGGAATTCAATGAAAGCCATGGCTGGCCTGCTTACAAAATGTCCAAGGCAGCTATGAATGCCTACACAAGGATTCTAGCAAGGAAGTTCCCCAAATTTCGTGTAAATTGTGTTGGCCCTGGTTATTGCAAAACTGACTTTACCTACAAGACTGGAATCTATACTGTTGAAGAAGGTGCAGCTGGTCCTGTGAAGTTGGCTTTGTTGCCTGATGATGGCCCTTctggatttttcttttctcagaAGGAAGAATCCACCTTTTAA
- the LOC122669130 gene encoding U-box domain-containing protein 44-like — MHQIKSRNFAELLSESLQSADEVVSLAMDSETEPEIFNEFAVFVEKLSFILDDLRDNSTVMDTLPIQKAVESLENELTRARTVIESSHSRASAKQVEDITHHLGRCLGVVILASLDVSVEIEEKYGALHKEMMSVRFNASVEQELEFVNDLEVKGQEKAIAVLDIDNIALQLKYGNDEEFRLALSGLRSLIIDKIIQNEWVNGEGIIPILLNRLASSNRNVRLNIMAILKSLLVVNDENKEKMVDISSLLTLVRSLTRDVEERREAVGILLALSEVPAVRRRLGRIQGCILMLVSVHNSDDPNSSHDAGKLLNALSSNNQNVLLMAEAGYFKPLVEYLKQGSDMSKILMATALSRMELTEQSSAALGEEGAIESLVKMFSYGKFEAKLSALGALQNLSSLTENAQRLINSGIVMTLLQLLFSVTSVLMTLREPASAILASIAQSESILVNPDIAQQMLSLLHLFSPVIQCHLLRALNSITGHSNTSKVKSKMKENGAFDLILPFLTDGNTESKIVALNLLYNLYKDSPREFSEQLEKIHLNVIINIISESVSEEEKAAALGLLSIIPIGNKRATEVLKRTHLLPILLSFLDVCMPTSTPTRRWLVESSAAILIRFTVPSDKKLQQLAAEHGVIPWLVKLLSMGSPTVKCRAATSLAQLSQNTLSLSKSRASKWLCMPPSLDAFCELHDGYCFVKSTFCLVKAGALSPLIQILEGEDREADEAVLSALSTILQDEIWENGSKAIAKASGVRAIMRVLELGTVKVQEKALWILEMTFRIEAHKVQYGEAAQVLLIELAQKGSPTLKSTIAKILAHLELLQVQSSYF, encoded by the exons ATGCATCAAATAAAATCTAGAAACTTTGCTGAACTCCTTTCAGAGTCACTTCAATCAGCTGATGAGGTTGTTTCACTTGCCATGGATTCTGAAACTGAACCAGAGATTTTCAATGAATTCGCTGTTTTTGTAGAAAAATTATCATTCATTCTTGACGATTTAAGGGATAATAGCACAGTCATGGACACACTGCCCATCCAAAAGGCCGTTGAGTCACTAGAGAATGAGCTTACGCGTGCTAGGACTGTTATTGAGTCTTCCCATTCAAGAGCATCGGCTAAACAGGTTGAAGACATTACTCATCACCTGGGTAGATGTCTAGGTGTCGTGATCTTGGCAAGCCTTGATGTGTCAGTTGAGATTGAAGAAAAGTATGGAGCTTTACATAAAGAAATGATGAGTGTGAGATTCAATGCAAGTGTTGAGCAGGAATTGGAGTTTGTCAATGACTTGGAAGTGAAAGGGCAGGAGAAGGCAATAGCTGTTCTTGATATTGACAATATTGCATTGCAGCTCAAATATGGAAATGACGAAGAATTCAGGCTTGCACTTTCTGGACTAAGATCACTAATTATTGATAAGATTATTCAGAATGAATGGGTAAACGGTGAAGGTATTATTCCAATTCTGTTGAATCGATTGGCTTCTAGTAACCGGAATGTTCGGTTGAATATAATGGCAATATTGAAAAGCCTTCTAGTGGTGAATGATGAAAACAAG GAGAAAATGGTGGATATCAGTTCCTTGTTGACATTGGTGCGTTCTTTGACTCGGGATGTTGAAGAGCGTAGGGAAGCTGTTGGGATCTTGCTGGCTCTCTCAGAGGTCCCAGCAGTCCGCCGAAGGCTCGGCAGAATACAAGGTTGTATCCTTATGTTGGTTTCCGTGCACAATAGTGACGACCCAAATTCTTCACACGATGCAGGGAAATTGTTGAATGCTTTGTCAAGCAACAATCAGAATGTTCTTCTTATGGCAGAGGCAGGTTACTTCAAGCCTCTTGTAGAATACCTGAAGCAAG GTTCTGATATGAGTAAGATTCTTATGGCAACAGCACTTTCAAGAATGGAACTCACCGAGCAGAGTAGTGCTGCTCTTGGTGAAGAAGGAGCAATTGAATCCCTTGTCAAAATGTTCAGTTATGGAAAATTTGAAGCCAAGCTCTCTGCTTTGGGTGCCTTACAGAATCTCTCCAGTTTGACTGAAAATGCTCAGCGTTTGATTAATTCAGGCATTGTAATGACTCTGCTCCAGCTCCTTTTCTCAGTCACTTCTGTGCTTATGACCCTCCGAGAACCAGCTTCAGCCATTCTTGCTAGCATTGCCCAGTCCGAATCTATTCTTGTAAACCCAGACATAGCACAACAGATGCTTTCACTTCTACACTTGTTCAGCCCAGTAATTCAGTGTCACCTCTTAAGAGCACTCAACAGTATTACTGGCCATTCCAATACATCGAAGGTTAAAtccaaaatgaaagaaaatggtGCATTTGATCTTATCCTACCATTCTTAACTGACGGAAACACAGAAAGCAAAATAGTTGCCTTAAATTTACTGTACAATCTTTATAAAGATTCTCCAAGAGAGTTCTCTGAACAACTTGAAAAGATTCACCTCAATGttataataaatattatatcAGAATCAGTGTCTGAGGAAGAAAAAGCTGCTGCTCTTGGATTATTGAGTATTATCCCCATTGGCAACAAAAGGGCAACAGAAGTTCTCAAAAGGACACATTTGCTTCCCATTCTGCTCTCATTTCTGGACGTATGCATGCCAACTTCAACACCCACAAGGAGGTGGTTAGTCGAGAGCAGTGCAGCTATATTGATTCGGTTTACGGTTCCTTCAGATAAGAAACTTCAGCAACTAGCTGCAGAACATGGTGTGATCCCCTGGCTTGTGAAGTTGCTCTCGATGGGGTCACCCACTGTCAAATGTAGAGCTGCAACTTCATTAGCTCAGCTGTCACAGAATACTCTTTCTTTAAGCAAATCCAGAGCATCAAAATGGCTTTGTATGCCTCCCTCTCTAGATGCATTTTGTGAACTCCATGATGGCTACTGTTTTGTCAAAAGCACGTTTTGTCTTGTCAAGGCTGGTGCTCTCTCACCACTAATCCAAATTTTGGAAGGTGAAGATAGAGAAGCAGATGAAGCTGTCCTTAGTGCCCTTTCAACTATCTTGCAAGATGAGATCTGGGAAAATGGAAGTAAGGCTATTGCCAAAGCATCTGGTGTTCGTGCCATCATGAGAGTTCTTGAATTAGGAACTGTAAAGGTCCAAGAGAAAGcactttggattttggaaatgACTTTTAGAATCGAGGCTCATAAAGTACAGTATGGTGAAGCTGCTCAAGTGTTGCTCATTGAGCTTGCACAAAAGGGATCTCCAACCTTAAAATCCACAATTGCTAAGATTTTGGCGCATCTTGAGCTCTTGCAGGTGCAATCAAGCTACTTCTAA
- the LOC122668335 gene encoding (+)-neomenthol dehydrogenase-like, with protein sequence MSETNTDSATKKLVVVTGSNKGIGLEICRQLATIGFIVVLTARDEKRGVEAVEKLKGSGLSHVVFHQLDVMDPASIASLADFIKTQFGKLDILVNNDGITGFVLNDEAKRVVKAVEGLNFTCPKINQNELFLLMQVEVCLAKQSELAIQTHETTNECVQTNYYGTKRVTEALLSLLQLSDSPRIVNVSSSLGQLQLVTDPWAKEVLSNEDGLTEERVDDVLNKFLKDFSQDSKGWPAYTISKAAINAYTRFLARKFPKFRINCVCPGYVKTDINYNTGIFTVEEGAAGPVKLALLPDDGPSGFFFFRKEVSTV encoded by the exons ATGTCAGAAACCAACACAGATTCTGCAACAAAGAA ATTGGTAGTTGTTACAGGATCCAATAAGGGGATTGGATTGGAGATATGTCGCCAGTTAGCCACTATTGGCTTTATAGTGGTGTTAACAGCTAGAGATGAGAAGAGGGGTGTTGAAGCTGTGGAGAAACTCAAAGGGTCTGGACTCTCTCATGTGGTTTTTCATCAGCTTGATGTGATGGACCCTGCTAGTATTGCTTCCCTGGCTGATTTCATCAAAACCCAGTTTGGAAAACTTGATATCTTG GTGAACAATGATGGAATTACTGGATTTGTATTAAATGATGAAGCTAAAAGGGTCGTGAAGGCAGTAGAAG GACTAAACTTCACTTGcccaaaaataaatcaaaatgaaCTGTTTTTACTGATGCAGGTCGAAGTTTGTCTAGCCAAACAAAGTGAACTAGCAATACAGACCCATGAAACCACTAATGAATGTGTGCAAACAAACTACTACGGCACCAAAAGAGTGACTGAAGCACTTCTTTCCCTCCTTCAGCTATCTGATTCGCCAAGAATTGTTAATGTTTCATCATCTCTAGGGCAGCTACAG CTTGTCACTGACCCATGGGCCAAAGAAGTGCTAAGCAATGAGGATGGCCTCACAGAAGAAAGAGTGGATGATGTGTTGAACAAGTTTCTAAAGGATTTCTCCCAGGATAGCAAAGGCTGGCCTGCCTACACAATATCCAAAGCAGCCATAAATGCCTACACAAGGTTTCTGGCAAGGAAGTTCCCCAAATTTCGCATAAATTGTGTCTGCCCTGGTTATGTTAAAACTGACATTAACTACAACACTGGGATCTTTACTGTTGAAGAAGGTGCAGCAGGCCCTGTGAAGCTAGCTTTGTTGCCTGATGATGGCCCTtctggatttttcttttttagaaagGAAGTATCGACCGTTTAA
- the LOC122669135 gene encoding (+)-neomenthol dehydrogenase-like isoform X1, producing the protein MAETNTDSATKKLAVVTGSNKGIGLEICRQLATIGSIIVVLTARDEKKGVEAVEKLKGSGLSDVVFHQLDVMDPASIASLADFIKTQFGKLDIWVNNAGISGIILNDDDYKFLMALDAPTEVWVAKCKELGRQTHETAEECLQANYYGTKRVTEALLPLLQLSNSPRIVNVSSSLGKLQNVLLQHVTDPWAKEVLNNEDGLTEERVDDVLNKSLKEFNESHGWPAYKMSKAAMNAYTRILARKFPKFRVNCVGPGYCKTDFTYKTGIYTVEEGAAGPVKLALLPDDGPSGFFFSQKEESTF; encoded by the exons ATGGCAGAAACCAACACAGATTCTGCAACAAAAAA ATTGGCAGTTGTTACTGGATCCAATAAGGGGATTGGATTAGAGATATGTCGGCAGTTAGCCACTATTGGCAGCATTATAGTGGTGTTGACAGCTAGAGATGAGAAGAAGGGTGTTGAAGCTGTGGAGAAGCTCAAAGGGTCTGGACTCTCTGATGTGGTTTTTCATCAGCTTGATGTGATGGACCCTGCTAGTATTGCTTCCCTGGCTGATTTCATCAAAACCCAGTTTGGAAAACTTGATATCTGG GTGAACAATGCAGGAATTTCTGGAATTATATTAAATGACGATGATTACAAGTTCTTGATGGCATTAGATGCTCCT ACCGAAGTTTGGGTAGCGAAATGCAAGGAACTAGGAAGACAAACCCATGAAACAGCTGAAGAATGTTTGCAAGCAAACTACTACGGCACCAAAAGAGTGACTGAAGCACTTCTTCCCCTCCTTCAGCTATCTAATTCTCCAAGAATTGTTAATGTTTCATCATCTCTAGGGAAGCTACAG AATGTTTTGTTGCAGCATGTCACCGACCCATGGGCCAAAGAAGTGCTAAACAATGAGGATGGTCTCACAGAAGAAAGAGTGGATGATGTGTTGAACAAGTCTCTTAAGGAATTCAATGAAAGCCATGGCTGGCCTGCTTACAAAATGTCCAAGGCAGCTATGAATGCCTACACAAGGATTCTAGCAAGGAAGTTCCCCAAATTTCGTGTAAATTGTGTTGGCCCTGGTTATTGCAAAACTGACTTTACCTACAAGACTGGAATCTATACTGTTGAAGAAGGTGCAGCTGGTCCTGTGAAGTTGGCTTTGTTGCCTGATGATGGCCCTTctggatttttcttttctcagaAGGAAGAATCCACCTTTTAA